DNA from Nitrospira sp.:
ATCGACTGTTTCGAGGCTTCCCGCTTGGTGGGCCCCGCTGGACGGGTGATCGGGATCGACATGACCGATACGATGCTGGAGATCGCCTGCAGGAATGCTGCGGTGGTGGCTGCAAATCTGGGCTATCCGACATCGAACGTGGAATTTCGCAAAGGCCTGGCCGATGCGATGCCGGTCGACGGCGGGACGATCGATCTCATCATCTCCAATTGCGTGATCAACCTCGCGCCGGACAAGCGGAAAGTGTTTCAGGAAATGTATCGGGTCGCCAAGCCCGGGGGACGGTTCACCATCTCCGACATCGTGTCGGATCAAACCGTCCCACAATACCTCGTCCACGATACGCAGAAATGGGGAGACTGTCTATCCGGCGCTTTGACGCTGACCGACTACATGAACGGCATGGCGGCAGCCGGTTTTCTCGGCATTCACCTCGTCAAGTTTTCACCCTGGCGCGTCATCGACGGTATCCATTTCTTTTCCGTGACATTGACCGGCTACAAACTATCCCAGACGCTCGCCTCCTCATCCATTCGTTACGCCACCCTTCGGGGGCCTTTCAGCCGCGTCGTGGATGAACGAGGGACAACGTACCGGCGTGGCATTCCGAAGCCTATCACACTAGAAGAGGCACTGTTGCTTAGCACTTCTCCCTTCGCCGACCATTTCCTTCTGACCACCGAATCTGTCCACCTCGACAGCGAAGATCCACGCTGGACCGCCATCTTCCCAGCTGATGCTCCTTGCACCTGGCAAGGCCATTATGCGCTGCTGGCCGGACCCTTCGTCGAAGCGGCCGACGACGACGACCATCTCTATCGCCGTGGAGAGCCGCTGGAGATTTGCTCTAAAACAGTGGCCGTCCTAGAAACGGCAGGATACCAACCCCATTTCGTCATTCTGAATCGGGCCGGCGATCGTGTGAGCGGCGAAGCCGTGACCTGTTCGCCGGACGAAGGCTGCTGCTAGATGAAATCCGTGTCGAGAGGCGAAATTCTGAACCCGCGCCAATGCGCGACGGTTCTGAAGGCGTTGGCAGATGAGACCAGACTGCGCATCCTCGAGTCGCTCCTGGTCGAAGAGAAATGCGTCATGGACCTCGTGCGGGAGTTGGGCTGTTCACAGCCGCATGTCTCGCACCACCTGCGCATTCTGCGGGATTGCGGCGTGGTGGAAGGCATACGAGAAGGGAAGCAGGTCTGCTATCGGATCGCCCCGATCGTGCAGCGGGCGCTGGCCAACCGTGAAGGGAAAGCCTTGAATTTCGGCTGCTGCGAACTGCGTTTTCCCGAATCTGTTCTGACCACAATGAAATCTCGCACGCTAAGTGTTCATTCCTGATGGACATCCGACGTTGATGCGAGTGTAAATATGCCGCTGACCCTGCTTGGACGAGACAATCCGCTTGCCTCCTCGTCCGAACAACTCAAGTTGTTGGAACAATCGGGCACCCGTCTCCCCTTTGAAGCACAGCTGAATCAGGCCGGCTTATATCCGCTACGTGCCACTGGGATCACCGTCTTCCAGATCAATGTCGGGAAACTCTGTAACCAGACTTGCCGCCACTGTCACGTGGATGCCGGACCGGATCGTCTCGAGACCATGTCCTTGGAAACGGCTGAACAATGTATTCACGCTCTGGCGAAAACCGATATTCCGACGATGGACATCACAGGAGGCGCGCCGGAACTGAACCCTCACTTCCGTTGGCTGGTCGAACAGGCTCAGAAACTCGATCGACACGTGATGGATCGCTGTAACCTATCTGTGTTGCTGCTTCCTTCGCAGGCGGACCTGGCGGAATTCCTGGCCAGTCACCGAGTCGAGATTATCGCGTCGCTTCCGTCTTACCGGGCCAGCCAGACCGATGCGCAGCGAGGCAATGGCGTCTTTGAGAAATCGATCGAAGCACTCCGTCTCTTAAATCGTTTCGGCTATGGACGACCGGACAGCGGGCTCTCGCTGAACCTGGTCTACAACCCTGTAGGAGCGTTTTTGCCTCCACGACAAGAAGCCATCGAGGCACAGTTCAAGAGAGAACTGCGCACCCACTACGATATCGAGTTTAACCGGCTGTATACGATCACCAATATGCCGATCAGCCGGTTCCTAGAATTTCTCATTGAGAGCGGCAACTATGAACAGTACATGACGCGCCTGGCCAACGCATTCAATCCTGCCGCCGCCACCGGCGTCATGTGCCGCTATACCCTGTCCGTCGGATGGGACGGCCGCCTGTATGACTGCGACTTCAACCAGATGCTGGAACTCCCCGTCGAGCATGGAGCGCCGTCACATATCCGAGACTTTGATCCAGCACAGCTCCATCATCGCCGGATCGTGACACGCAACCATTGCTATGGCTGCACAGCAGGCTCCGGGTCTTCTTGTGGTGGGTCAGTTACTTGAATAATTATCCATGACTAAGATATGTAGATATCTCAATGTATAGATCTATGTGTTTATTTCTGCAGAAAATGCCCGCCTCGCTTGCTGCGGGATTGATTTTTACCCTCCTTGGGACTCCAGGATCAGCGACCGCCGAAACAACTGCGCCCGATCCACTATCGGGCAAGCTGGTAATTACCGGTGCCAGCACCTTGGCTCCATTGATGGCTGAAATCGGCAAACGATTCGAGAGTCTCTATCCCAAAGTGCGTGTGGATATTCAGACCGGCGGCTCATCCCGCGGGGTCGCGGACGCTCGTCAGGGTCTCGCCGATATCGGCATGGTCTCTCGCGCAATGAAGGATGACGAGAAGGATCTTCATGCGTTTCCGGTGGCACGCGACGGCGTGGGCATCATCCTGCACAAAGAGAACCCTGTTCAGACCCTCACCGACGAGCAAGTTGTCGCAATCTATACGGGCAAGATCACTAGTTGGAAGGAAGTCGGCGGAAAAGACGTCGCCATCACTGTCGTGAACAAAGCAGAGGGGCGATCTACGCTGGAAGTGTTTTTGCACTACTTCAAGATGAAGAATACGGACGTGAAAGCTCATGTGGTCATCGGTGACAACGAACAGGGAGTCAAGACCGTAGCCGGGAATCGACATGCCATCGGATATGTCTCCATCGGCACGGCAGAATACGATGAATCGCAGGGGGTACCGATTAAGCTGCTCTCGGTCGGGGGGGTTGCAGCCTCCACTGAGACGGTGCGGAACGGTACCTTTCCGATCTCTCGGCCACTACACATCGTCACTCGGACTCCACCGACCGGATTGGCTAAGGCCTTTATCGAGTATGCACAGTCCAAAGCCGTGCATGACATTATCAAACAGCAATATTTTGTCCCGCTGGTCGGCTGACGAACTCTTGTGCTGGAGCTTGCGCGGTATCGCAACCATCGCCGGCACCATCGTCATGCTCATCGTGGTCTTCCTGATCGCGGAAGCGCTTCCCGTTCTCCATCACGTCGGTCTGCTCCGATTCTTTACAGACCCTTCCTGGCATCCAGCCGAGGGATTGTATAACCTCACCCCGATGTTGTGGGGAACGCTGTTCGCCATGACTGGTTCTGTGTTGATCGCCACACCCTTGGGCATTCTCTCCGCCGTCTTCTGCCATTACTATGCGCCACCTGCTCTTGCCCGGCCCTATCGACGCCTGATCGAGTTGCTCGCAGGCATTCCTTCCGTAGTCTACGGATTCTGGGGGCTCGTGGTGCTGGTCCCGCTGATTGCAGAGATACAACCGCCCGGGCCCAGTCTATTAGCGGGCATCCTGATCCTCACGATCATGATTCTCCCCACCATCGCGTTGGTGGCTGATGCCAGTCTTGTCAATGTGCCTCAACAATATTTACAGGGGGCTGCTGCATTGGGACTCCCGCGCTGGGCGACAATTCGAGGCATTGTGTTTCCGGCGGCAAAATCTGGGTTGTTCACTGGGGTGATCCTGGAAACAGGCCGAGCCATCGGGGAAACGATGGCGATTCTGATGGTCTGTGGGAACGTGGTCCAGATTCCTTCCAGCATCTTCGACCCGATCCGAACGCTGACCGCCAATATCGCCCTGGAAATGGCCTATGCGCTCGGAGACCATCGCGCTGCGTTGTTCGCCAGTGGACTCGTCTTGATGGCCATGATCGTGGCGCTTGTTATAGTCGCCGAATGGATCAGTCGTGGGAGAATGTATGGCTGAGGCTCTGAGCCGACCACAGAATCCGCATGAATGGCTTGCGTTCATTCTCGTCTGGGGAGCGGCAGCGCTCGTGACCGCCGTATTCTGCTGGCTGTTGGGGGACATCGTTTGGCATGGACTGAGCCATGTCTCCTGGACGTTTCTGACAGCCCCCCCAGAAAACGCTGGACGCCGAGGCGGGATCGGCCCTATTCTGGTTTCGACATCCTTGATTCTGGGAGTCTGTCTCGCGGTCTCCCTCCCTATTGGTATCGGCACCGCCGTCCTCCTCGCTGAATTTACATCGGACTACAGCCTGTTCGGACGGATGACTCGCCGCAGCCTTGATATCCTGGCCGGTGTGCCGTCGATCGTTTTGGGCCTATTCGGCAACGCGTTCTTTTGCAAGACGCTGGGGCTCGGCTTCTCGATCCTCTCCGGCGGGCTGACTCTGGCCTGCATGGTATTGCCGATCTTGATCCGCTCAACGGAGGAAGGGTTTCGCGCTGTGCCGACTAGTTACCGCCTATCCGCTGCGGCACTAGGACTGTCTCGCACCACGACCCTCGTTCACCTCTTGCTACCGGCGGCGGTACCAGGTCTCTTGGTTGGTCTGGTCCTTGGAATCGGCCGTGCGATTGCCGAGACGGCTGCGCTCATCTTCACAAGCGGCTATGTGGATCGGATGCCGGAGTCGCTACTCGATTCCGGCCGCGCATTGTCTATACACATCTTCGATCTCTCCATGAATGTGTCCGGCGGAGACGCGAATGCCTATGCCTCAGCGCTGGTCTTGGTTATCTTGTTGCTCGCCATCAACGGCACCTCCTCCTGGCTGGCAACATACGGGCTCCACCGAAAGATCGTCACAGTATGACGCCGGTCGAACCCATCACAGGGCCGCGCCCAAGATATCCGCTCGAAGATCGACCTGCTTCCTGTCAGCCTCAACCCCTCGTTGAGATCGATCGGCTCAGTTTGCACTACGGGGAAAAGCCTGCGTTTCAGGACGTGGCCTTGTCGATCAACAAAGGATGCATTACGTCTCTCGTGGGACCGTCCGGATGCGGAAAGACCAGCTTCCTCACCTGCCTGAACCGACTCTCCGATCTGATCGTTGGGTGTCGTGTCAGGGGACGGATCACGATCGATACCCTCGATGTGTTGGCACCAGACACCGATGTGATCCAGCTTCGACGCCACATCGGCATGATTTTTCAGAAACCGAATCCCTTTCCACTGACAATCCGAAGAAACCTAGAGTTTCCTCTGAGGGAACATGGACTGCGTGATCGAACACAGATTGCAGGGACGATCGAGGCCACCTTACGAGATGTCGGTCTCTGGGACGAGGTCAAGGATCGGCTGGACTCGCCGGCCCTGGCTCTATCCGGAGGCCAACAACAGCGCCTCTGTATCGCCAGGGCCCTGGCCCTTCTGCCGGAAATGTTACTCATGGATGAACCGTGCAGCGCCCTCGATCCTCTCTCCAGCGGCGTGGTCGAAGATTTGATTGTGAGACTGCGTGGCCGCTACACCATATTGATCGTCACTCACAACCTGGCTCAGGCCCGGCGCATCTCGGATTATACTGCCCTTTTCTGGGTCCAAAACGGAGCCGGACGGTTGATTGAGACTGGAACCGCGAAACAGATATTTGAGGAACCCCGTGACCCACTGACCGCTGCATATGTCAGCGGCATGCGAGGATAGTGATGTCATTAGCTACGGTACACAATCGGTGGATCACTGATATTAGTTGTGCACACCTCATTTTCGATAGGCCCCAGTAACGACTCCAATTCCCGATGAATGCACACAGTACACATGGGGGCACCTTTACTCATGTACATCGAGATATCTCTGCGTGTTTATGCGATCTGCTCGTCTATTTCCCGACTCCCGTTCGCCTGTCTTTGCTGGCCCCCCTTGCGTTTTGTCACGAAGAGCAGTATCCAGGAGAAACGCAATGATGGCTCGGCTGATTAACCCGTCTCCTTCCCCTCAATGAATACATCGCACTACCATGGCGTGGACCACCACGTCGGCAATACTCCGCTGATCCTCCTACGTCGCCTTTCTGAGCTGACTGGCTGTGAAATCCTCGGCAAGGCGGAATTCATGAACCCAGGGGGCTCGGTGAAGGATCGCGCGGCGCTCGGGATTATCCAGGATGCCGAGGAGAAAGGGCTTCTCAGGCCAGGTGGCACTATCGTTGAGGGCACAGCAGGGAATACCGGCATCGGGCTCACTGTCATCGGCCATGCGAGGGGTTACCATTCCGTCATTGTGATTCCCGAAACTCAGTCGCGGGGAAAAATCGACCTGCTTCGCACACTCGGCGCGGAAGTGCTTGCCGTGCCGGAGCAGCCCTATTCTCATGCCAACAACTACAATCATGTCGCCCGGCGAATGGCGGAGGACAAGGGATGGTTCTGGGCCAACCAATTCGACAACACCGCCAACCGTCTCGCGCATTACCGTACCACTGGCCCGGAAATCTGGAAACAGACCCATGGAGAAGTGAGCGGTTTTGTATCCGCCGTGGGCACCGGAGGTACACTGGCCGGCACCGCCCTGTATCTCAAGGAGCGCAATCCGAACATCACGGTTGGCTGCGCCGACCCCTACGGCGCGGCGATGTGGTCGTGGTTTACCAACGGCAATACAGATACGAATGATGGCGATTCCTTTGCTGAAGGGATTGGCCAGTCTCGGGTGACCAAGAACCTTGATGGCCTCACGGTGGATCGCACGTGGCGTATTCCCGATCAGGATGGGCTCACCATTCTGTACCAGCTCCTGCGCGAGGAGGGGCTGTTTCTCGGCTTGTCTTCTGGTATCAACATCGCGGGGGCAGTGCGCTTGGCACTCGAGCGCGGACCAGGTCAAACCATCACGACGATCCTGTGCGACTCCGGCGCGAACTATAAGTCAAAACTCTTCAATCTAGAATGGCTTTCGGCTCACGGGCTGAGGGTCGATGTATCTGTCGAGATCCTTCTTGAATCGTGCAGCGAGAGATAGCGAAGCTCAGACTCTCTGGTCTGAATCTTAACCGGAAGGCAAGAGACGAAGGAAGAATTCGGCTCATCTGATAACGAATACAAACCAAGCGAGCGCTACACCTCCTTGTCTGTGGGTTGAACCTTGATCGATTTCGGTTGAATGGTTGCAGAGGTCCGCATTTGCGCTTGGACAACATGACTTAGTGTCGGCACGCTTTGCGTCAGCCACACGTTCCCTCCAATGATGGAGCCCTGCCCGACGGTGACGCGCCCTAAAATCGTGGCCCCCGCGTAGATCACCACGTCGTCTTCCACGATCGGATGGCGAGGTTCCCCCTTGATCAGGCCGCCCTGCTCGCCTTCTGTGAACCGTTTGGCGCCAAGCGTCACGGCTTGATAGAGGCGGACCCGCTTGCCGATGACCGTGGTTTCACCGATAACGACACCGGTCCCGTGATCGATAAAGAAGTGACTGTCGATCTCGGCAGCTGGATGAATATCGATCCCGGTGGATGCATGCGCGATGTCCGAGATCAACCTCGGGATCAACGGCGCCTCCAAGCGATGCAAGACATGGGCGAGACGATAATAGATGATGGCCCTCATGCCCGGATAGCACAGGAGAATCTCTGAATGGCTGGTGGCCGCGGGGTCCCCTCGGTAAGCGGCTTGCAAATCAGTAACGAGCAATGCCCGGATGGTCGGGAGCTGGCTGGCAAATACGCTCGCAATGTGGCCTGCTCGCTCAGCCAGCGAGCGGTCATCTTGTGTGTCGGGATTGGCTGTAAAGGCCAATCCTCTCCGGACTTGATCCTGCAAAAGCGGCAAGGTTTGATCCAATGTGTGCCCGACAAAATAATCGATGTTCGTCTCGTTCAAATCCGCTCGTCCGTAGTGCGTCGGAAACAGCACGGCACACAGGCCTTCCACGATGCCGAGGAGGGCTTTTCGTGATGGTAATTTGTGAATCCGTCCTTGATGCCGGATGTTGCGGGTCAGCTCACGCGAAGCACGTAGCTCCGTGACAATCTGATCAAGGTTCCATGTCGTCCCTGACTTGTCTTGGTGTCGCATCGTGTCATCCATGAAGTTTTAGTGCAGCATACGGTTGAAAGCGAGCCATACCATGCTGGTCTTGGCGGACGCCATTCCGATCTGGCGAATCCCTGAACTCGTCCAGGACTGCCGGACGCCTCATACATAAGCATGCTGATCAGGGGGGCCATTGAGTTTAAAAGAGAGATACAGGCAGAATCTACCACTCTCAGCTATGAACGGACGAATCGAGAGTGCTCCCACTGTTGTAGACCGTCCTGACTGATGATGAACCGCCTCACACAATGGATGAATTGGCTCCATTCATGGTGTGGCTTGCTCTTTGGATGGCTCTTGTTTGCGGTGTTTCTTACCGGGACGCTGACGGTCTTCGACACCGAGATCACGGCGTGGATGCAGCCGGAGTTACACGAGATCACATCGGATACGGGACAGTATGGTGAATCTGCGTATGGGCTGGCGCAACTGAACTTGCCGCTTGCACGCGACGATCGAGGTTCTATCGACAGCTCCCTTCTCCTAGTCAAGTTACAAGAGAAGCGGACCTTCTCCGGACAAACGATTGATCCGGCCACCGGCCGCTTGGTGAGCTTCCGCGACACATAGGGTGGTGATTTCTTCTACCACTTTCACTATGGACTTCTATTCGGGTGGCCAGGCGCATGGCTGGTCGGTATCGCTGCGATTGTGATGCTCATCACCCTCGCCACCGGCGTGTGTGATAGTCGGTGGACATACAAGGACGTGGTGATGGTTCGTCTTCGGCCTTTTCCACGCGCTTGGTTGGATGCTCACAACCTGACTGGCATTCTCGTCATCCCGTTTCATCTGATGATTGTCGTCACGGGTCTCGCGATGTTTTGGTCGATTTATATGCCGGTGGACCTCCCATTTCTCCGCGAAAGCGAAAACATCCTGCCTCTGCTTTCCATTCTGCACTTCGCGCAATTCGGGGGCCGTCCGATGCGGTGGCTCTATTTCATTATGGGATTAGCGGCCACCGTGATGATTGCGACAGGACTCGTCCTATGGACCACCAAGCGGCAGAGAACTCAAGCGGGCCGTTCAAGCCAGACGGGGTATCGCATCGTTGAAGTCCTCAATGTCGCCACAGTAGCAGGATTACCGGTAGGCGTGGCGGCGTTCTTCTGGGCTAATCGACTCTTGCCCATGGCACTGACTGAATGATCGCTCTGGGAGATTCGCTGTTTCTTTATCGTCTGAGGCCTGTGTCTTATCCATAGTCTTCTCTCCCGAGGTTCCATCAAGGCTTGGAGAGATCAACTGTACGGGTCTGCGTGCCTGTTGGGATCCTTGCCCCTGCTCAATGGATTGACGACAAACAGTCATCTGTTGACGACGGTACCAAAGGCGCAATGGGCGATAGCGGGTGTTGACCTGACGGGGCTCACGGTGGGTACGTTGCTCGGCTGGACTGCTCGACGGGTCGGAAAGAGGGCGTTAAGGAATCACGAATAAACACATCATTTCATCCGGCAAAATGTGCAGTTGTCATATACAATTACAATTGGCATCTATCAATTGCTGTCCAATCTTGATCGCTTTGGTATGGGCTTCCTCTTCAGATTCGCTGGCTGCGCCAATTGTCTGTATAAGCTGCGGCTCGTCTGCCCCCTCGGATGCTGGGGGCCAGATGGTGGTTTCAAGCAGCCAACTGGTCCCAATGCGACGTGCCGCACTGACGATCTTTCTCCCGTTGTGTAGTATCTCCATAGCCCCTGCTCCTGTGCCCTATCACAACTAGCCTCACTGCATCTTTCGCCGTCCGTAGTTCTATGCGTCGGTCAGCCCTGAGGCGAGTCCAAAAATTACTCCTTTCTCTGCTTGAAATCACCAAGGTTATACAGCTGCCCACAGGCTCTCGGGAAGGAAGACACATGCCAGGCACCACGTCTCACAAAGACCGTCCCGCCAATCGGAGTCACAGCCCGTTGAACAGATAAGTACCGAGAACAAACTGGCGCAGTATCAGCGACGTCGCAAATCGCGCTCATTAAAAGAGCGTTTTGCTGAACTGCTATGGAGTCCAGAAGGAATGAGTTTCACTGCGCCGCATGCGCCGGACGATTCGGCAGCATTGCACAGAAAGCTGGGATGGCAGAAAAGAAAGACTTCAGGAGATCCTACAGCGCTTAGAACAACCAATTGTGGGACTGGAACGGCGTCTGATCTCGAAGCCGCCGAAAAAAGCACCGAATGAATCCTACAACCGTCGCCTATGCACATGGCCATCTTGCTCCTAAGACGGCACTCTGTTAAGGTGTGCCTCCATCTTTACTTCTACACTGGACATCAATATCTCTGAATGGTCTGGGACCCAAAAGATCCGTGGGGCAAAAAGCCTGATCCACTTGAAGAGGCTTTCAAGCAGGCCCAATCGCAATTCAAGAACATTTTCCCTCCCGGTGGGTTGAAAAATATCCTACCATCAGGCGGCATCGTGAACCTCGCCATTGCCGCCTTGCTGATCGTCCTGGTCTGGCAGAGCGTGTTTATCGTTGCACCGGATGAAGAGGGTGTCGTGAAACGGTTCGGCGTTCCGGTCCGTACGGTGGAACCGGGCCCTCACTTCAAGATCCCTCTCGCTGAAACCGTCCTCCAGCCGAAGGTCGCCAAACTCTATCGCGTGGAGGTCGGTTTCCGCACCAATCAGCAAGGCCGCCAACAGATGGTACCTCAGGAAGCCTTGATGCTGACCGGCGATATGAACATCCTTGCGATCGAATTCATCGTTCAGTACAAGATCAAAGAAGCCCGCAACTTCCTGTTCAACGTGGCCGATATCCATGAGACCATCGGTAAAGCAGCTGAGGCCTCCATGCGAGAAGTGGTCGGCAAGAGCAAGATTGACGAAACCCTGACCACCGGGAAAGCGGTGATTCAGCAAGATACCATGACCTTGCTCCAGACGATCCTCGACCAGTATCAGGCCGGCGTACAGATCGCCGCAGTGCAACTCCAAGACGTCGATCCTCCAGAAGCCGTTGCTGCCGCGTTCAAAGACGTGACGAACGCCAAAGAAGACCGGGAAAAGCTCATCAACCAGGCGCAAGGGTACCGCAACGACATCATTCCGAGGGCAAAGGGTGAAGCCGCTGAACTGGTCAACCGGGCAAGGGGGTTTGCTCAGGCGCGCGTCAATCGTGCTCAGGGCGAGACGAATCGGTTCCTCGCCACCTTGAAGGAGTACAACCAAGCGAAGGATGTCATCAGCAAACGCATCTATATCGAAACCTTGGAAGAAATCCTTCCCCATATGGAGAAGATCATCATCGAGGGGAAAGGCGGGGAGCGCCTCTTGCCGTATCTTCCGCTGGACCGTCTCTCCAAACCTGTGTCCACACCCACTGCCAAACCGGTCCCACAACCTGAGAGCGAGGAACCCAGGCCTGACCCATCGTCCACCCTAAGGTCAAGGAACACCAGGCCATGACGAAGCAAGGATTGGTGATCGCACTCCTCGCTGTGACGGTTGCGCTGTTTGTACTTGGGGCTTCCCCCCTCTTCGTCGTGGATGTGATCCAGACTGCGATCGTCGTGCAACTCGGGAAGCCCGTTCGAAACATCACTGAGCCGGGGCTGTACGTGAAAATACCGTTTGTTCAGGAGGTCACGTACTTCGAGAAACGACTGTTAGACTACGATTCGAGTGCCCAGGATGTCATCACCGAGGACAAGAAGACGCTGCTCCTGGACAACTTCGCCAAATGGCGAATCACTGACCCCTTGAAGGTGTATCAGGCGTTCCAAAGCCAGCGCGGTGCTCTTCAACGGCTGCACGACATCATCTATTCTGAACTCCGCGTGGAGTTAGGTCGACACGACCTGATTGAGATCGTCTCAAGCACGAGGGCCGACATCATGAAGGTGGTCACCGCACGAGCGAACGAAAAGGCCTCGGCGTACGGCATTGAAATTCAGGATGTGCGGATCAAGCGTGCCGACTTGCCGGAACAGAACGAGAAGGCGGTCTTTGCACGCATGCAAGCCGAACGGGAACGGCAGGCCAAGCAATATCGCGCTGAAGGAGCAGAGGAAGCGCAAAAAATCCGATCGGAAGCCGAAAAAGACCGCGAAATTATCCTCGCCCAGG
Protein-coding regions in this window:
- a CDS encoding phosphate ABC transporter ATP-binding protein, which gives rise to MTPVEPITGPRPRYPLEDRPASCQPQPLVEIDRLSLHYGEKPAFQDVALSINKGCITSLVGPSGCGKTSFLTCLNRLSDLIVGCRVRGRITIDTLDVLAPDTDVIQLRRHIGMIFQKPNPFPLTIRRNLEFPLREHGLRDRTQIAGTIEATLRDVGLWDEVKDRLDSPALALSGGQQQRLCIARALALLPEMLLMDEPCSALDPLSSGVVEDLIVRLRGRYTILIVTHNLAQARRISDYTALFWVQNGAGRLIETGTAKQIFEEPRDPLTAAYVSGMRG
- a CDS encoding cysteine synthase A, giving the protein MNTSHYHGVDHHVGNTPLILLRRLSELTGCEILGKAEFMNPGGSVKDRAALGIIQDAEEKGLLRPGGTIVEGTAGNTGIGLTVIGHARGYHSVIVIPETQSRGKIDLLRTLGAEVLAVPEQPYSHANNYNHVARRMAEDKGWFWANQFDNTANRLAHYRTTGPEIWKQTHGEVSGFVSAVGTGGTLAGTALYLKERNPNITVGCADPYGAAMWSWFTNGNTDTNDGDSFAEGIGQSRVTKNLDGLTVDRTWRIPDQDGLTILYQLLREEGLFLGLSSGINIAGAVRLALERGPGQTITTILCDSGANYKSKLFNLEWLSAHGLRVDVSVEILLESCSER
- the hflK gene encoding FtsH protease activity modulator HflK: MVWDPKDPWGKKPDPLEEAFKQAQSQFKNIFPPGGLKNILPSGGIVNLAIAALLIVLVWQSVFIVAPDEEGVVKRFGVPVRTVEPGPHFKIPLAETVLQPKVAKLYRVEVGFRTNQQGRQQMVPQEALMLTGDMNILAIEFIVQYKIKEARNFLFNVADIHETIGKAAEASMREVVGKSKIDETLTTGKAVIQQDTMTLLQTILDQYQAGVQIAAVQLQDVDPPEAVAAAFKDVTNAKEDREKLINQAQGYRNDIIPRAKGEAAELVNRARGFAQARVNRAQGETNRFLATLKEYNQAKDVISKRIYIETLEEILPHMEKIIIEGKGGERLLPYLPLDRLSKPVSTPTAKPVPQPESEEPRPDPSSTLRSRNTRP
- a CDS encoding methyltransferase domain-containing protein, which codes for MPTDEITQKVSDRYAKAATTGEQMCCPTSYDMGHLKTFIPEEVLKVSYGCGTPAGLQTVQAGETVLDIGSGGGIDCFEASRLVGPAGRVIGIDMTDTMLEIACRNAAVVAANLGYPTSNVEFRKGLADAMPVDGGTIDLIISNCVINLAPDKRKVFQEMYRVAKPGGRFTISDIVSDQTVPQYLVHDTQKWGDCLSGALTLTDYMNGMAAAGFLGIHLVKFSPWRVIDGIHFFSVTLTGYKLSQTLASSSIRYATLRGPFSRVVDERGTTYRRGIPKPITLEEALLLSTSPFADHFLLTTESVHLDSEDPRWTAIFPADAPCTWQGHYALLAGPFVEAADDDDHLYRRGEPLEICSKTVAVLETAGYQPHFVILNRAGDRVSGEAVTCSPDEGCC
- the pstC gene encoding phosphate ABC transporter permease subunit PstC, producing the protein MTLSNSNILSRWSADELLCWSLRGIATIAGTIVMLIVVFLIAEALPVLHHVGLLRFFTDPSWHPAEGLYNLTPMLWGTLFAMTGSVLIATPLGILSAVFCHYYAPPALARPYRRLIELLAGIPSVVYGFWGLVVLVPLIAEIQPPGPSLLAGILILTIMILPTIALVADASLVNVPQQYLQGAAALGLPRWATIRGIVFPAAKSGLFTGVILETGRAIGETMAILMVCGNVVQIPSSIFDPIRTLTANIALEMAYALGDHRAALFASGLVLMAMIVALVIVAEWISRGRMYG
- a CDS encoding metalloregulator ArsR/SmtB family transcription factor; this encodes MKSVSRGEILNPRQCATVLKALADETRLRILESLLVEEKCVMDLVRELGCSQPHVSHHLRILRDCGVVEGIREGKQVCYRIAPIVQRALANREGKALNFGCCELRFPESVLTTMKSRTLSVHS
- the pstA gene encoding phosphate ABC transporter permease PstA, whose amino-acid sequence is MAEALSRPQNPHEWLAFILVWGAAALVTAVFCWLLGDIVWHGLSHVSWTFLTAPPENAGRRGGIGPILVSTSLILGVCLAVSLPIGIGTAVLLAEFTSDYSLFGRMTRRSLDILAGVPSIVLGLFGNAFFCKTLGLGFSILSGGLTLACMVLPILIRSTEEGFRAVPTSYRLSAAALGLSRTTTLVHLLLPAAVPGLLVGLVLGIGRAIAETAALIFTSGYVDRMPESLLDSGRALSIHIFDLSMNVSGGDANAYASALVLVILLLAINGTSSWLATYGLHRKIVTV
- a CDS encoding PepSY-associated TM helix domain-containing protein, with product MPVDLPFLRESENILPLLSILHFAQFGGRPMRWLYFIMGLAATVMIATGLVLWTTKRQRTQAGRSSQTGYRIVEVLNVATVAGLPVGVAAFFWANRLLPMALTE
- a CDS encoding phosphate ABC transporter substrate-binding protein, which gives rise to MPASLAAGLIFTLLGTPGSATAETTAPDPLSGKLVITGASTLAPLMAEIGKRFESLYPKVRVDIQTGGSSRGVADARQGLADIGMVSRAMKDDEKDLHAFPVARDGVGIILHKENPVQTLTDEQVVAIYTGKITSWKEVGGKDVAITVVNKAEGRSTLEVFLHYFKMKNTDVKAHVVIGDNEQGVKTVAGNRHAIGYVSIGTAEYDESQGVPIKLLSVGGVAASTETVRNGTFPISRPLHIVTRTPPTGLAKAFIEYAQSKAVHDIIKQQYFVPLVG
- the arsS gene encoding arsenosugar biosynthesis radical SAM protein ArsS (Some members of this family are selenoproteins.), whose protein sequence is MPLTLLGRDNPLASSSEQLKLLEQSGTRLPFEAQLNQAGLYPLRATGITVFQINVGKLCNQTCRHCHVDAGPDRLETMSLETAEQCIHALAKTDIPTMDITGGAPELNPHFRWLVEQAQKLDRHVMDRCNLSVLLLPSQADLAEFLASHRVEIIASLPSYRASQTDAQRGNGVFEKSIEALRLLNRFGYGRPDSGLSLNLVYNPVGAFLPPRQEAIEAQFKRELRTHYDIEFNRLYTITNMPISRFLEFLIESGNYEQYMTRLANAFNPAAATGVMCRYTLSVGWDGRLYDCDFNQMLELPVEHGAPSHIRDFDPAQLHHRRIVTRNHCYGCTAGSGSSCGGSVT